One region of Rhizoctonia solani chromosome 9, complete sequence genomic DNA includes:
- a CDS encoding Retrotransposable element Tf2 protein: MLDGSSPQAGKMWKKAILSFSFDGKQLTKTFLICNTGSHTIVLGLKWLGAHNPEIDWNSHTLLFPHTPPDHVAIAEEEEADKNPLEGEEFNKLPPHRHYNIGIELTKEGPLNSSLYSMTDAESATLKDWLRDKLKASKIHPSKLSISSLVMFVPKKDGSCCLLCGAKVFTKLDLQWGYNNVHVKEGDKWKTVFCTKYGLYKSLVMTFGLTNAPALLQHFMNKLFKDLLDICVIIYLDDILIYSKDDVDHTQHVHEVLCWLMDNQSFCKASKCTFHITSVEYLGIIVLDKGFSLDKLKIQAMQEWPTPTKVKEVQSFLGFANFLCQFVANFSHMARPLYNLVKKDTLWKWDTKEQEAFQGLKDAITNAPVLCHADPSKLYFLETNASGAALGSIMSQQQDDDCLHPLGFLSESFKGAEQNYNTHNKELLAIIRSFKYWHIFLEGTLHPITVFINHCNLEYWKES, encoded by the exons atgcttgatgggtcaagcccccaggcaggcaaaatgTGGAAGAAGGCAATATTatccttctcctttgatggcaagcaaCTGACCAAaaccttcctcatctgtaaTACAGGGTCCCACACCATTGTcttaggattgaaatggttaggTGCCCACaatccagagattgattggaattcCCACACTCTATTGTTCCCTCACACTCCCCCAGAccatgtggccattgctgaagaggaagaagctgacaaaaatccccttgaagga GAAgagttcaataagcttccacCCCACAGGCACTACAACATAGGCATTGAACTGACCAAGGAGGGACCCCTGAACAGCTCTCTAtacagtatgacagatgCAGAATCTGCTACTTtaaaggattggctcagggacaaattgAAAGCCAGCAAGATCCACCCAAGTAAATTGTCCATTAGTTCcctggtcatgtttgttccaaaaaaggatggatCCTGTTGCCTG ctctgtggtgccaaggtcttcactaaACTAGATCtgcaatggggttacaataacgtccaTGTCAAAGAGggagacaaatggaagacagtGTTttgtaccaagtatggcctatacaaatccctggtcatgacctttggcctgacaaatgcCCCTGCTTTgctccaacacttcatgaacaaactgttcaaggatctGCTTGACATCtgtgtcatcatctaccttgatgacatacTCATATATTCAAAGGATGACGTTGATCACACCCAGCATGTTCATGAAGTACTATGCTGGTTAATGGACAACCAATCTTTTTGCAAGGCATCTAAATGTACATTCCACATCACCTCTGTAGAATACCTGGGCATCATTGTGTTGGACAAaggttttagcctggataagctcaaaatccaggccaTGCAAGAATGGCCTACCCCAaccaaggttaaggaagtacagtccttccttggatttgcaaacttcctttgccaatttgttgcaaacttcagccacatggccaggccattatataacctggtcaaaaaggatactctgtggaaatgggacactaaggaacaagaagctttcCAAGGTTTGAAGGATGCCATAACCAATGCCCCAGTACTTTGTCATGCAGATCCCTCCAAACTGTATTTCCTGGAAACCAATGCATCAGGTGCAGCTCTTGGCTCCATAATGAGCCAACAGCAGGATGATGACTGCCTCCACCCCCTAGGGTTCCtatcagaatcattcaaaggtgctgaacagaattacaacacccacaacaaggaactcttgGCTATCATCAGGTCATTCAAATACTGGCAcatattcctggaagggacCCTTCACCCAATCACTGTGTTCATCAATCATTGTAACCTAgaatattggaaagaatCTTGA
- a CDS encoding Retrotransposable element Tf2 protein, whose protein sequence is MIVDLPKDGNYNSILVIGDSFTKYRIFVKCSKKLKAPKLAELSLENVWKCHGMPEKTISDQGRVFNNKFLRALYKCLGIDLHFSLAYHPWSDGQTEQVNPLIDVVHHCKVGTCW, encoded by the coding sequence ATGATTGTTGACTTGCCAAAGGATGGTAACTACAACTCTATCCTAGTCATTGgtgacagcttcaccaagtacagGATATTTGttaaatgctccaagaaactcaaggcacccaagCTAGCAGAATTATCCCTGGAAAATGTGTGGAAATGCcatggcatgcctgagaaaaCCATATCTGACCAAGGCCGGgttttcaataacaaattcctgaggGCATTATACAAAtgcctaggaatagacctgcacttctccttggcctaccaccctTGGAGTGATGGTCAGACAGAGCAGGTAAACCCTTTGATtgatgttgtacaccactgtaaggtgggtacatgctggtgA
- a CDS encoding Retrotransposon-derived protein PEG10 produces MLQMELDWNDATLCSQFAHGLHWEVQKQIATRERQPQTLRELQDISLIKDNALCKERASHPPQGNKSCKTSTNPNQGTITGQQATKTSLLSSDTNYVLKEKHNHHCTEGLCVKCSKPSHKFAECCTSCKATSKEDKGESKETAKIAKDSKYQLGKE; encoded by the coding sequence ATGCTGCAGatggaacttgactggaatgaTGCCACCCTTTGCAGCCAATTTGCACATGGgcttcactgggaggtccaaaAACAGATTGCCACAAGGGAGAGGCAACCACAAACACTGAGGGAGCTCCAGGACATTTCCCTCATCAAAGACAATGCCCTCTGCAAGGAGAGAGCCAGCCACCCACcacagggtaataagtcttgCAAAACTTCCACCAACCCCAACCAGGGGACAATtactggccaacaggccaccaaaaccaGTCTCCTCTCCTCTGATACCAACTATGTCTTGAAGGAAAAACACAACCACCACTGCACAGAAGGTCTCTGTGTGAAATGCAGCAAACCCAgtcacaagtttgcagaatgctgCACCAGCTGCAAGGCTACCTCAAAGGAGGATAAAGGGGAGTCTAaagaaaccgccaagatagccaaagactccaagtaccaattgggaaaagagtaa